In Nitrosarchaeum sp., a genomic segment contains:
- a CDS encoding phosphate uptake regulator PhoU codes for MTKFIRRLQRIGSSILVSLPKEWIVANNLDKGSQIELETGQDTISISANKEMRPTKELVISYPLPKDENIVADITGAYLLGYDVILINSKSTIPGVDREQIRNSMRRLVGMEIIEEDASHINMQFLLDATTLNPEKILKRMSSIALGMYEDVSNGLILNDKSNLRTLSNRDVEVNRQYFLLVRLIRSTLVDKRLANVFNLENIDILDYRVAANLLENAGDTIVELADFVYNSSLSDQHLKKIFDVVQNFNDLAEKSIDAFTKPDRRLAIEAIALHKKHQENLSKLRNTIGNKKEIPIDLLDLVYMFERITKSWADVVDLVKPIYNK; via the coding sequence TTGACTAAATTCATTCGACGCCTACAACGTATAGGTAGTAGTATACTAGTTTCATTGCCAAAAGAATGGATAGTTGCTAATAATCTAGATAAAGGCAGCCAAATTGAACTTGAGACTGGACAAGACACCATTTCTATTTCTGCAAATAAAGAAATGCGTCCAACCAAAGAACTTGTAATTTCATATCCATTACCTAAAGATGAAAATATTGTAGCCGATATTACTGGAGCGTATCTGTTAGGATATGATGTTATACTAATCAATTCTAAATCTACTATTCCTGGTGTAGATAGAGAACAAATTAGAAATTCTATGCGACGATTAGTTGGAATGGAAATTATTGAAGAAGATGCTTCGCATATTAATATGCAATTTCTTTTGGATGCAACAACACTCAATCCAGAAAAAATTCTAAAAAGAATGAGTTCCATTGCACTTGGAATGTATGAAGACGTATCAAATGGATTAATTTTGAATGATAAATCAAATTTACGTACATTATCAAATAGAGATGTAGAAGTAAATAGACAATATTTTCTTCTTGTACGTTTAATTCGAAGTACTCTTGTTGATAAAAGATTAGCTAATGTATTTAATTTAGAAAATATTGATATTTTAGATTATAGAGTAGCCGCAAATCTCTTAGAAAATGCAGGTGATACAATAGTTGAACTTGCTGATTTCGTATATAATTCATCTTTATCTGATCAACACTTGAAAAAAATTTTTGATGTAGTTCAAAATTTTAATGATCTTGCAGAAAAGTCTATTGATGCATTTACAAAACCTGATCGACGTTTAGCTATTGAAGCTATTGCATTACACAAAAAACATCAAGAAAATCTTTCTAAACTTAGAAACACAATTGGAAATAAAAAAGAAATTCCAATTGATCTTCTTGATCTTGTTTATATGTTTGAACGAATTACTAAATCATGGGCAGATGTAGTAGATCTTGTAAAACCAATATACAATAAATAA
- a CDS encoding GHMP kinase, whose translation MESTAFCPAHVTGFFKAYLEKDNQTPEKIGSMGAGFSIREGVTTHINILPKINQKSNFKITTIGYESDKTDVSEYVLNEFLKLGNFEDMFFDIKHEITIPVGYGLGSSSAVALSLSYALDHVLKTNLDHTMIGQIAHNAEINCNTGLGDVLASYHGGFEIRIKPGAPGIGKVEKINPGEITIIMICFSPISTNKFIKERLSQINGLGGKMVTKLLESKNYEHFEDMSLEFAKYIQVMTLRMENLIQELASNGIKCGVALFGETVFTMIPKEKEEKVLQILKKYSDAIIIKSQLDNQGARVLNN comes from the coding sequence ATGGAGTCCACTGCATTTTGTCCTGCTCATGTAACAGGTTTTTTCAAAGCGTACTTAGAAAAAGACAATCAAACTCCAGAAAAAATAGGTTCCATGGGTGCTGGATTTTCAATAAGAGAAGGAGTTACTACGCATATCAATATTTTACCAAAAATAAATCAAAAGTCTAATTTTAAAATTACAACTATAGGTTATGAATCAGACAAAACAGATGTTTCAGAATATGTTTTAAATGAATTTTTAAAGCTTGGAAATTTTGAAGATATGTTTTTTGATATTAAACATGAGATTACCATTCCTGTTGGATATGGTTTAGGTTCTAGTAGTGCTGTTGCATTATCATTATCATATGCATTAGATCATGTGCTTAAAACAAATTTAGATCATACTATGATTGGTCAGATTGCTCATAATGCAGAGATAAATTGCAATACAGGGTTAGGTGATGTTTTAGCATCATACCACGGAGGTTTCGAAATTAGAATCAAACCAGGAGCACCAGGAATAGGTAAAGTAGAAAAAATTAATCCAGGAGAAATTACAATAATCATGATTTGTTTTTCCCCAATTTCAACAAATAAATTCATCAAAGAGCGTTTATCACAAATTAACGGTCTAGGTGGAAAAATGGTAACTAAACTATTAGAATCAAAAAATTATGAACATTTTGAAGATATGTCATTAGAATTTGCAAAATATATTCAAGTAATGACATTAAGAATGGAAAATTTGATTCAAGAATTAGCTTCAAATGGAATAAAATGTGGTGTTGCATTATTTGGTGAAACTGTATTTACTATGATTCCAAAAGAAAAAGAAGAAAAGGTTTTACAAATCTTAAAAAAATATTCTGATGCAATAATTATAAAATCACAATTGGATAATCAGGGAGCTAGAGTGCTTAATAATTAA
- a CDS encoding 4-phosphopantoate--beta-alanine ligase — MSLIPKSHPRAKSLLIREKLVSGFEQGLVAKEGLLAHGRGEAFDYLLGEKTNKNAKLAIKAAAAQILLAKLPVISINGNIAALCPKEVINLAKISGAKIEVNLFYTNEKRKKSIIKTLKKNGANEILGTNPNFSTTLSGLDSARRIVDKNGIFVADVVIVPLEDGDRTMALRKAGKTVITFDLNPLSRTSQTANITIVDNVIRAIDLLSITYEKLSKNNKNTLEKIVKNFNNKKNLSDNIIEIKNNLTRRAHFA, encoded by the coding sequence ATGTCTTTAATTCCAAAATCTCATCCTAGAGCTAAATCTCTTTTAATTAGAGAAAAACTTGTTTCCGGATTTGAACAGGGATTAGTAGCAAAGGAAGGTCTATTAGCACATGGTAGAGGAGAAGCATTTGATTATTTACTTGGTGAAAAAACAAATAAGAATGCAAAGTTAGCAATAAAAGCTGCTGCAGCACAAATACTTTTGGCAAAATTACCAGTCATTTCTATCAATGGAAATATTGCTGCATTATGCCCAAAAGAAGTAATCAATCTTGCCAAAATCTCAGGTGCAAAAATTGAAGTAAACTTGTTTTATACTAATGAAAAACGAAAAAAGAGTATCATAAAAACTCTAAAAAAGAATGGTGCAAACGAAATTTTAGGTACAAATCCTAACTTTTCAACTACATTATCAGGATTAGATTCTGCTAGAAGAATAGTTGATAAAAATGGAATATTTGTAGCCGATGTTGTAATTGTTCCATTAGAAGATGGAGATAGAACGATGGCACTAAGAAAAGCTGGTAAAACTGTCATAACATTTGATCTTAATCCACTTTCAAGAACTTCACAAACTGCAAATATTACAATAGTAGATAATGTGATTCGTGCCATAGATTTGTTATCTATAACTTATGAAAAATTATCAAAAAATAACAAAAACACACTTGAAAAGATCGTCAAGAATTTTAATAATAAAAAAAATCTTTCAGATAACATAATTGAAATTAAAAATAATTTAACAAGGAGAGCTCATTTTGCATAA
- the panB gene encoding 3-methyl-2-oxobutanoate hydroxymethyltransferase, producing the protein MHKSVYDIIRMKKDGKKISVVTSYDYTLASLCDKAGIDVLLVGDSAGMVMLGYENTIPVTMDQMCMFTEAVSRARKNALLVADLPFMSYQVSIEDAIKNSGRLIQAGADAVKLEGGITMSETISAITDIGIPVMGHIGLQPQTTMLSEGYKVQGKTKDTAIKLIEDAKELEEAGAFSIVLEMVSHEVAQIISETVSIPTIGIGSGVGCSGQVLVVQDLLGMYEKIKPKFAKRYLNLSEEIVKSLENYKTEVESGVFPVQENWFSMDEDEFKKLREQIGS; encoded by the coding sequence TTGCATAAATCAGTATATGATATTATTCGAATGAAAAAAGATGGTAAAAAAATTTCAGTCGTTACAAGTTATGATTATACACTTGCTTCACTTTGTGATAAAGCAGGAATAGACGTTCTACTTGTTGGAGATAGTGCGGGCATGGTAATGCTTGGCTATGAAAATACCATACCAGTAACAATGGATCAAATGTGTATGTTTACAGAAGCAGTTAGTAGAGCAAGGAAAAATGCTTTGTTGGTTGCAGATTTACCATTTATGTCATATCAAGTAAGTATTGAAGATGCAATAAAAAATTCTGGCAGATTAATACAAGCAGGAGCTGATGCAGTAAAACTAGAAGGTGGAATTACAATGTCAGAAACGATTAGTGCAATTACAGATATTGGTATTCCAGTAATGGGCCATATTGGATTACAACCACAAACAACAATGTTATCTGAAGGATATAAGGTACAGGGAAAAACAAAAGATACAGCAATAAAATTAATTGAAGATGCAAAGGAGCTTGAAGAAGCTGGTGCGTTCAGTATTGTTTTAGAAATGGTAAGTCATGAGGTTGCACAAATAATTTCAGAGACAGTAAGTATACCAACGATTGGAATTGGTTCAGGAGTTGGTTGCAGCGGACAGGTTCTAGTTGTGCAAGACTTGTTGGGAATGTATGAAAAAATCAAACCGAAATTTGCAAAAAGATATTTGAATCTATCAGAGGAAATTGTAAAATCTCTTGAAAACTATAAAACAGAAGTGGAATCAGGCGTATTTCCTGTCCAAGAAAACTGGTTTTCAATGGATGAAGATGAATTTAAAAAACTACGAGAGCAAATTGGCAGCTAA
- the coaBC gene encoding bifunctional phosphopantothenoylcysteine decarboxylase/phosphopantothenate--cysteine ligase CoaBC — protein MAAKKKIIEEKNHPSLDIVSSYGVELSGKKIVLCVAGSVAAYKAIELARLLMRHGADVRCVTSDAVTKLVQPDYFKWATGNAVITKLTGELEHIKLADYNQSDLIIVYPATANTLGKLANGIDDTPVSTVLTVGFGSKIPILMCLAMHASMYENAAVKKNVEFLKNKIEFLSPQQTEGKAKATEPEDVLDYVLKKFGFSSILKNKKVLITAGPTIEYIDPVRIITNQSSGKTGMLLASELISSGAKVTLVYGPGSEKPPKGVKLIKISTSNEIFNVVKKEMQNKFDIVIMAAAISDYIPENPSKNKIKSSKNKIKISLKKTQKVINFIKKYQKNVFLVGFKAEANISKNELITLAKKKMDESNADMIIANNIGSKRYKKNPESNEILIIDSNRVISSGWMKKEKIAKLIIKEIENKIKI, from the coding sequence TTGGCAGCTAAAAAGAAGATCATTGAGGAAAAGAATCATCCATCATTAGATATTGTGAGCTCATATGGAGTTGAACTTTCTGGGAAAAAAATCGTTCTTTGTGTAGCAGGAAGTGTAGCAGCATACAAAGCAATCGAATTAGCAAGATTGCTAATGAGACATGGTGCAGATGTCAGATGTGTTACAAGTGATGCAGTTACAAAATTAGTACAACCAGATTATTTTAAGTGGGCAACTGGAAATGCAGTAATAACAAAGCTAACAGGTGAATTAGAACACATCAAATTAGCAGACTATAACCAATCAGATCTCATCATAGTTTATCCAGCAACGGCAAACACGCTGGGAAAATTAGCTAATGGTATTGACGATACACCAGTATCTACGGTGCTTACAGTAGGATTTGGTTCAAAGATTCCAATTTTGATGTGTCTTGCCATGCATGCATCGATGTATGAAAATGCAGCAGTAAAAAAGAATGTGGAATTTTTAAAGAATAAAATTGAATTTCTATCTCCTCAACAAACTGAAGGTAAAGCAAAAGCTACTGAACCAGAAGATGTTTTAGATTATGTATTAAAAAAATTTGGATTTTCATCTATTTTAAAAAATAAAAAAGTTTTGATTACAGCTGGACCAACAATTGAATATATTGATCCTGTTAGAATAATTACAAATCAAAGCTCAGGAAAAACCGGTATGTTATTAGCCTCAGAATTAATTTCGTCAGGAGCTAAGGTCACATTAGTTTATGGTCCAGGAAGTGAAAAACCACCAAAAGGAGTAAAATTAATTAAAATTTCTACAAGCAATGAAATATTCAATGTTGTAAAAAAAGAGATGCAAAATAAATTTGATATTGTAATAATGGCAGCTGCTATATCAGACTACATTCCAGAAAATCCTAGCAAAAATAAAATAAAAAGTTCAAAAAATAAAATAAAAATCAGCCTCAAAAAGACTCAAAAAGTAATTAATTTTATTAAAAAATATCAGAAAAATGTATTCTTGGTAGGTTTCAAAGCTGAGGCAAATATTTCAAAAAATGAATTAATTACACTTGCAAAGAAAAAAATGGATGAATCAAATGCAGATATGATCATTGCAAATAATATTGGTTCAAAAAGATATAAGAAAAATCCTGAAAGTAATGAGATATTGATCATAGACTCAAACCGTGTAATTTCATCTGGTTGGATGAAAAAAGAAAAGATTGCTAAATTAATTATAAAAGAGATTGAAAATAAAATAAAAATATAA
- a CDS encoding methyltransferase domain-containing protein → MKLDHIEYKQRNIKIWNEIAPRYHKRWAGVNQGPFQSTSKLVDLVNVKKCDSILDLACGTGAVTKKILDKIGNSGCVIGADASVTAINIAKKWNGKKSNLDFINIDAEKFNFNHKFDIITCQYALFFFPNAQKALKNIRNSLKKTGTLGISVHGHKDKVPFFSSILDAITKFIPDYVPPGTPNLDRFGTKKSLYDEIKNAGFSKISIKDFTFSYSPGNFEEYWKNYLKYIAKPIKEKLDALDKSQRSKLKQAVKQNTIPYTKRNEVIVFPWQVLILTAKY, encoded by the coding sequence ATGAAACTAGATCATATAGAATATAAACAAAGAAACATCAAGATATGGAATGAAATAGCACCAAGATATCATAAAAGATGGGCTGGTGTTAATCAAGGACCATTTCAAAGTACATCAAAGTTAGTTGATCTAGTAAACGTAAAGAAATGCGATAGTATTTTAGATCTTGCATGTGGTACAGGTGCAGTTACAAAAAAAATTCTTGATAAAATTGGAAATTCAGGATGTGTTATTGGAGCAGATGCTTCAGTTACTGCAATTAATATTGCAAAAAAATGGAATGGTAAAAAATCCAATTTAGATTTTATAAATATTGATGCTGAAAAATTTAATTTTAATCATAAATTTGACATTATAACATGTCAGTATGCATTATTTTTTTTCCCAAATGCACAAAAAGCATTAAAAAATATTAGAAATAGCCTCAAAAAAACAGGAACATTAGGAATATCAGTTCATGGTCATAAAGACAAAGTTCCATTTTTTAGCAGTATTTTAGATGCTATTACAAAATTTATTCCAGATTATGTACCACCTGGTACACCTAATTTAGATAGATTTGGAACAAAAAAATCATTATATGATGAAATAAAAAATGCAGGATTTTCAAAAATTTCAATAAAAGATTTTACATTTAGCTATAGTCCTGGAAATTTTGAAGAGTACTGGAAAAATTATCTGAAATACATTGCCAAACCAATTAAGGAAAAATTAGATGCATTAGATAAATCTCAGAGAAGTAAGTTGAAACAGGCAGTTAAACAAAACACTATTCCATATACAAAAAGAAATGAGGTGATAGTATTTCCTTGGCAAGTTTTAATTTTAACTGCAAAATACTAG
- a CDS encoding DUF3888 domain-containing protein has protein sequence MGKNNKKKEDEPKKSDFKSFLKKRAPIYLGIVAIFVVFVIPELTKGDLESGFPDNLTTEEKQILEILMAYNGPNEKGLTVLNAIKEQIAKEYPDEKIYDNKKTKVELNITKVDSTENYKVVLMFESYKGNIEYVWNVNQITKEIKAESSNAKHIIDIVNYYD, from the coding sequence ATGGGTAAAAATAACAAAAAGAAAGAAGATGAACCAAAAAAGTCAGATTTTAAGTCATTTCTAAAAAAAAGAGCTCCAATTTACCTAGGCATAGTAGCAATTTTTGTTGTATTTGTAATTCCTGAATTAACAAAAGGCGACTTAGAAAGTGGTTTTCCAGACAATTTAACAACTGAGGAAAAACAAATTTTAGAAATTTTAATGGCATATAATGGTCCAAATGAAAAAGGATTAACAGTATTGAATGCAATTAAAGAACAAATTGCTAAAGAATATCCTGATGAAAAAATATACGATAACAAAAAGACAAAAGTGGAACTAAACATTACTAAAGTTGATTCTACTGAAAATTATAAAGTGGTTTTGATGTTTGAATCATATAAAGGAAATATAGAATACGTCTGGAATGTAAATCAAATCACAAAAGAAATCAAGGCTGAAAGCTCAAATGCAAAACACATAATTGATATTGTAAACTATTACGACTAG
- a CDS encoding aminopeptidase P family protein yields the protein MKERRKNLLKFAQKIDCDTLIAFEPENLFYMTGFWGEAIGMLEKGGKTTIIAPELEVGRVKEESEDCDVITAERGMGLISSLTNKIKKKSVCTDCQNYSVMTSLKKTVPKIISSTEPFYDSRIIKDESEINILKKASKIIDEMYELCNKKMKVGQKESELQTILMSYAMGQKMFDTGYKSTLNPLIIAGGSNGALPHAQVTDRKFKKGDLVVVDLTLRYKGYVSDATRTFAIGKISPKEKQVYEIVKESQKLGLESVKPNVTCKDVDSACRKYIEEQRYGKYFIHSTGHGIGLEVHELPTISYRSDTKLKKNMAITVEPGIYIPNKFGVRIEDSLIVKDKPIILHKFTKDLITI from the coding sequence GTGAAGGAACGAAGAAAAAATCTTCTCAAATTCGCTCAAAAGATTGACTGTGATACACTAATTGCATTTGAGCCTGAAAATTTATTCTACATGACTGGATTTTGGGGTGAGGCTATTGGTATGTTAGAAAAAGGAGGAAAAACCACCATTATCGCTCCTGAACTTGAGGTAGGTCGTGTTAAAGAAGAATCTGAAGACTGTGATGTAATTACTGCAGAACGTGGTATGGGATTAATATCTTCATTAACCAATAAAATCAAAAAAAAATCTGTCTGTACTGATTGCCAAAATTATTCAGTAATGACATCTCTCAAAAAAACTGTACCTAAGATAATATCTTCTACTGAACCATTTTATGATTCTCGTATTATAAAAGATGAATCGGAGATCAATATTTTGAAAAAAGCTTCAAAAATAATTGATGAAATGTATGAACTTTGTAATAAAAAAATGAAAGTAGGTCAAAAAGAGTCTGAATTACAAACAATATTGATGTCATACGCAATGGGACAAAAAATGTTTGATACTGGATACAAATCAACACTTAACCCTTTGATTATAGCTGGAGGATCCAATGGAGCATTACCTCATGCACAAGTAACTGACAGAAAATTCAAAAAAGGAGATCTTGTAGTAGTTGATCTTACATTGAGATACAAAGGATATGTTTCAGATGCAACTAGAACATTTGCAATTGGAAAAATATCTCCTAAAGAAAAACAAGTCTATGAAATTGTAAAAGAATCACAAAAACTTGGATTAGAATCTGTTAAACCAAATGTTACTTGTAAAGATGTAGACTCTGCTTGTAGAAAATACATTGAAGAACAAAGATATGGGAAATATTTTATTCATTCAACAGGTCATGGTATTGGACTTGAAGTTCATGAATTACCAACTATTTCATATCGAAGTGATACAAAATTAAAAAAGAACATGGCTATTACTGTAGAGCCTGGAATCTATATACCAAACAAATTTGGAGTAAGAATTGAAGACTCGTTAATTGTAAAAGATAAACCAATAATTTTGCATAAATTTACAAAAGATCTAATTACTATCTAA
- a CDS encoding tRNA (5-methylaminomethyl-2-thiouridylate)-methyltransferase encodes MTDEKKKVVALLSGGLDSQLAVRMMQEQGFEVSAVAIKTPFCDFDCGRGCGFEIRERADDLNVNLKTVYLGDEYIEMLKHPKHGIGAGFNPCVDCRTMMFDAAKKHMEEIGAEFIISGEVLGQRPMSQHAPSLRIIEKDSGLVGKIVRPLSAGLLPETDPEKNGLIKRENLGMIKGRTRRTQLEMAKKYGIENPPNAGGGCLLTDPTFGLRAKDLFAHTETPTINDIDLLKVGRHFRLDEQTKFVVGRNKDENEMIKAIALSDDILLQARDHMGPVAILRGKNADMHVKFASSITLRYSDAPKGMQSAITISKNNITNEITAEHAEEESYIKFRI; translated from the coding sequence ATGACAGATGAAAAAAAGAAAGTAGTTGCTTTGTTATCTGGTGGTTTAGATAGCCAGCTTGCAGTTAGAATGATGCAGGAACAGGGATTTGAAGTTTCAGCTGTTGCAATAAAAACGCCTTTTTGTGATTTTGATTGTGGAAGAGGTTGTGGTTTTGAGATTAGAGAAAGAGCTGATGATCTTAATGTCAATTTAAAAACAGTGTATCTTGGTGATGAATACATTGAGATGTTAAAACATCCAAAACATGGAATTGGTGCTGGGTTTAATCCATGTGTTGATTGTAGGACTATGATGTTTGATGCTGCAAAAAAACACATGGAAGAGATCGGTGCTGAGTTTATTATTTCAGGAGAAGTGTTAGGACAAAGACCAATGAGTCAACATGCTCCTTCATTAAGAATAATTGAAAAAGATTCAGGTCTAGTTGGAAAAATTGTTAGACCATTATCTGCAGGGCTACTTCCAGAAACAGATCCTGAAAAAAATGGATTGATCAAAAGAGAAAATCTTGGGATGATTAAAGGAAGAACTAGAAGAACACAATTAGAGATGGCAAAAAAATATGGAATTGAAAATCCACCAAATGCAGGTGGCGGATGTCTTTTAACTGATCCAACATTTGGTTTACGTGCAAAAGATTTGTTTGCACATACTGAAACTCCTACAATAAATGATATTGATTTACTAAAAGTAGGAAGACATTTCAGATTAGATGAACAAACTAAATTTGTTGTTGGAAGAAATAAAGATGAAAATGAAATGATAAAAGCAATTGCATTGTCTGATGATATTTTATTACAGGCACGTGATCATATGGGACCAGTTGCAATTTTACGGGGAAAGAATGCAGATATGCATGTAAAATTTGCATCTTCTATTACCCTAAGATATTCAGATGCACCAAAGGGAATGCAATCAGCAATTACTATTTCCAAAAACAACATAACAAACGAAATCACAGCAGAGCATGCTGAAGAAGAATCATACATTAAATTTAGAATTTAG
- the sepF gene encoding cell division protein SepF, with protein MQKQENPTYLKAITIRDISDVHSIKEDIKKEMILILRVTPLAQKNVEQLRKVVEELYSIAKTEGADIARLGEERIIVAPSNIKIWKPEYDLK; from the coding sequence ATGCAAAAACAGGAAAATCCCACCTATTTGAAAGCCATTACTATACGAGACATCAGTGATGTACATTCGATTAAAGAAGACATCAAAAAAGAAATGATTTTAATTCTTAGAGTTACGCCGTTGGCTCAAAAAAATGTTGAACAGCTTAGAAAAGTAGTTGAGGAGTTGTATTCTATTGCAAAAACTGAAGGTGCAGATATTGCAAGATTGGGTGAAGAGAGAATTATTGTAGCACCATCAAACATTAAAATCTGGAAACCAGAATACGATCTAAAATAA
- a CDS encoding beta-CASP ribonuclease aCPSF1 yields the protein MQRKQQQKELPPSQNMMAIILQSIPKEAKVTKIEYEGPRIALYTNSPRYLMENNETISNLVNIIKKRIVVRTDESIRKSEEDARKILAECIPKEANFQGAFFDTATGEVSIEAKRPWLLQRDAKEFNHAEITEKIGWKLRVRKATTIPSRTIQTINANLKLTAVERSKQFKQIGDEIFRPRLAQKSEVSLITLGGFSQVGRSCMLLSTPESKILVDCGINPGAKHPMDSFPRLDFLDITLDELDAIVIGHAHLDHTGFLPALCKFGYKGPIYCTEPTLPMMNLIQLDAIKVAAAQGRTPIYSERDVKQIMKQAITLPYGTVTDISPDIKLVLANAGHILGSALCHFHIGNGDHNFVYSGDIKFGKSILFEAASWNFPRVETLLIESTYGAKEDIQPTRQEVESAFINAVNNTLADGGKVLIPIPAVGRAQEIMMVIDHYMKSGEMVEAPVFTEGMISEASAIHEAYPEYLARELKQKILETDDNPFDSEYFTNIEHADTREEPMRDNSPCIILATSGMLEGGPVLEYFKNIAPDKKNKVLFVSYQVNGTMGRRVLDGSKQVTMLGKEGKVEVVTINCSVEKLDGFSGHSDYNQLMSFVQRLRPKLRRVLVNHGERRKSENLAMNIRRMFRVPAHYPQVQEAIKLF from the coding sequence ATGCAAAGAAAACAGCAACAAAAAGAATTACCTCCTAGCCAAAATATGATGGCGATCATACTGCAAAGTATACCCAAAGAAGCTAAGGTAACAAAAATTGAATATGAAGGACCAAGAATTGCGTTGTATACAAATTCACCACGTTATCTGATGGAAAACAACGAAACAATTTCTAATCTTGTTAATATAATTAAAAAAAGAATTGTTGTACGAACTGACGAATCTATTAGAAAATCAGAAGAAGATGCAAGAAAAATTTTAGCTGAATGTATTCCAAAAGAAGCAAATTTTCAAGGGGCATTTTTTGATACTGCTACAGGTGAAGTTTCAATTGAAGCTAAAAGACCTTGGTTACTACAAAGAGATGCAAAAGAATTCAATCATGCTGAAATAACTGAAAAAATAGGTTGGAAACTCCGTGTAAGAAAAGCAACCACAATACCATCTCGTACTATTCAAACAATAAATGCAAATCTAAAACTCACAGCTGTTGAACGAAGCAAACAATTCAAACAAATCGGAGATGAGATATTTAGACCCCGTTTAGCACAAAAATCTGAGGTATCTCTCATAACACTTGGTGGTTTTAGTCAAGTAGGAAGATCTTGTATGCTCTTATCTACTCCTGAAAGTAAAATCCTAGTTGATTGTGGTATAAATCCTGGTGCTAAACACCCAATGGATTCTTTTCCTAGATTAGATTTTCTAGATATTACTTTAGACGAACTTGATGCAATTGTGATTGGACATGCACACTTAGATCATACTGGGTTCTTACCTGCATTGTGTAAATTTGGTTATAAAGGACCAATTTATTGCACTGAGCCAACACTACCTATGATGAATCTTATTCAATTAGATGCAATCAAAGTTGCTGCTGCACAAGGTAGAACACCAATTTACTCTGAAAGAGATGTTAAACAAATCATGAAACAAGCAATTACTTTACCATATGGTACTGTTACAGATATTTCTCCTGACATTAAATTGGTACTTGCAAATGCTGGTCATATTTTAGGTTCAGCTTTATGTCATTTTCATATTGGCAACGGTGATCATAATTTTGTTTATTCTGGCGATATTAAATTTGGAAAAAGTATCCTATTTGAAGCAGCCAGTTGGAATTTCCCCAGAGTTGAAACTCTGTTAATTGAAAGTACATACGGTGCAAAAGAAGACATTCAACCAACCAGACAAGAAGTAGAATCTGCTTTCATTAATGCAGTAAATAACACTCTTGCTGATGGAGGAAAAGTTCTCATTCCTATTCCTGCGGTCGGTCGTGCACAAGAAATCATGATGGTAATTGATCACTATATGAAATCCGGTGAAATGGTCGAAGCTCCTGTTTTTACAGAAGGAATGATTTCAGAAGCTTCTGCAATTCATGAGGCATATCCTGAATACCTTGCTAGAGAATTAAAACAGAAAATCTTAGAAACTGATGATAACCCATTTGATTCAGAATACTTTACAAACATTGAGCACGCTGATACACGAGAAGAACCGATGCGAGATAATTCACCATGTATTATTTTAGCAACATCTGGAATGTTGGAAGGTGGACCTGTTTTAGAATATTTCAAAAATATTGCTCCTGATAAAAAGAATAAAGTCCTGTTTGTTTCATATCAAGTCAATGGAACTATGGGTAGAAGAGTATTGGATGGTTCAAAACAAGTTACTATGTTAGGTAAAGAAGGAAAAGTAGAAGTTGTTACAATTAATTGTAGTGTTGAAAAATTAGATGGATTTAGTGGACACAGTGATTATAATCAGTTAATGTCTTTTGTTCAAAGATTAAGGCCAAAACTTCGTAGAGTCCTTGTAAATCACGGTGAACGACGAAAATCAGAAAATTTAGCAATGAATATCAGAAGAATGTTTAGAGTTCCTGCACACTACCCTCAAGTTCAAGAAGCGATCAAATTATTTTAG